One Gossypium hirsutum isolate 1008001.06 chromosome A08, Gossypium_hirsutum_v2.1, whole genome shotgun sequence genomic window, GTAAATTTTGCTTTACCCTACCTTTctgtctttaatttatttttttctttgaatttcttAAAAGTTTTAGTATGAATGgaatctctcttcttcttctttctaaaATTGTTGTGTAACTCACCTTTTGAAATAACTACAACTTTGTGCATGTGCAGAGGAAATATTTTGCTCCTAGGACTATAAATCCAGTAGTAGAGCATAGATTCATGGGACACCTTTTTTGTATTGATAAtgcatcaaaataaattatttagatcTTTAATGAAACTTTTAGTTTGGTTCATTGGGAAAGTTGCATGCCATATATCTTCTTTTTAGTAGCTTGTTGAGTGCTTACGTTTCAAACATTTCCTAGGGAAGAATATctagaatttttcattttcttttggcaTGTGGATCTCTCTTGTTGATTTGGAAAGGGGGTTGCTTCTTTGCTTCtgttatatatttttgtgttgcATTAATAGCAGGCTTTCAACAGGTAACTAACTTCTTTTAGACTTGCTAATGTCTCAAATTTGATTTTCGTTCAATATGAACTTTAGTCCCTAGATTACTCATTTAAAAGTTAACATGTAAAGGAGGAAGCAAAAACCAACCAAACATGATAAAAATGGTCAAATTCTGCACTAGTGATTTGGCTTGTGATGTTGGAAATGTCTGCTGGCAAATTGTTGCTTATATTATTTAGACATGTACACCAATGAATTTCATGTCTGGTTTTATTAGCAagtcttcttttttttccccAATAAATACACATGTGGACAttaaagtttcttttttttttttttgggggggggggatgAAAATGGATATTAAAGTTTTGAAGCTGATAAATGGATGACAGACATGGTTACATCAATTCATGAAAATTGGTTCTGTGCGAGGTGCCTGAACGCGTCAAAATCTGCTGGGGAAGGTGCCATTGTGATGCTGACATCAGTGTTTCTGTTGGTTGCGCTGTAAGTTTGTTCTCCTTCACATGTTATGACCAACACTAAGCAAATTTTGATTTGCTTTGCATGATGTGAGAGCACTTGAGTACATACACAAATGTATATGTGTGGAGTGGGATTTTAGTTGTTAAGGCATCTGTTTTTGTCAGGTATGATGGGTCAATTGGCTTAGCATCTCGTGCTATGGCATCTGTGGATCAACTTGTTTGGCAGCTGAATCGAAAGAACCTTTGAGCCTGGCTtccacatatataaaaaaaaagaaaagattattGTAAGTTTCGGTGCTAAAAGGTTGGGCTGCCTCTGTGCTATATCTGACTCTATTTATTTATCTAGGTGGCATTGTTTAACTTTGGTAATGAGAAATGACTAGGGCCAAATGTCAGAAACGGACTAATTGTTGGAAGCAAGTTGCAGAGATCGTTGTGTCAGACTCCAGTTGCAACATCTGATCATATAACCGATAATGCAAAATGAGAGAGAATCGGAGTTGCATGAAATTAAAGAGATGGGATGTAATGTCGTGACGAATAATGGAATTCTAGTTTGCAGTACCTTAACCTTTTCTATCTATCTATATTACTCTCTAGTATGACCAAGATATTAACTGGTGGTATCACCAAgctttttcctttattattaattgttttgGCACATTTATCATCCGAATGCTTGATACATTCATTAATTGTAGCCTGATTGTGTCGTATGATATTGGGCGGCATCCATATGGTAATCTTAATATATGAATTGGGCAAACCCAATCTTGAAGGACAACGTGCCATCTGCATCTGCATCAAATTTGTTAAGTGGAGTGGCTGTAGAGAGAGGGAGTTGGTAATAATATTTCTTTGGTAACAACATTGAAGATGAACAATCAAATTTCTTCTCCTTCCTTTCTTCGAGCTGAGTTGTGGCTCCAAGGCAAGAAGGCTTACACACAGCCTTACACTGCAAATCACAAAGTTCAATAGCCCCTTACTACTCCCAACCCATTCCTGTATTATTTTATTGTGCAGCCAAAAGGTGATCACCCTGATCACAGATGGCATATTAAACAAACTCTTTCACATTCATCCtcaataataatagtatataattatcacttctcttctctttctttttcctttttgtaaCCAAAGTCAGTTGCCAATGCTCCTCTCTTATAAAAACCAGAAGCTCTACTTCTCCCCAGGCATCAAATCAGGTTCGCATATATCCCCACGACAAAGAGGGCAGACCCTACaaggcaaaaaaaaaaccaagaaaccaTAACTTCAGACAAATTTATTAGCACTAACACCCGACGTGTtccttttttaagaaaaaaaaaaaaaggaaatccaCCACTCAAGATGGCAACAAAAAGTAGGGGACACATCCATCTTTCTATTTCTGAAGAGGTATATCAATTAGATGAGTCTAAAAAGGACTGGCTGGTCTAACTGTTCCACTTCACCCTTCTAAAACCTATGGCATGCAACCCATGATATTCTCCTTCAGGGGAACAGAAACCATTTAGCAAAAGGGCCTTGGTAAGACATGTCTATTTTATATAACACAAcgtacatcaaatatttcaaaatcatgCTGAATTAAAAATAACTGCAATAGAATGTATTCATCTTATACCTGTGAATCTCCTTGAGCCACTTGTCTATACATGTTCTATGAAATTCATGATTACAAGGCAATCTCCGAATGCTATCCCCCTCCTCATACTCCACAAGACATATGTAACATCTGTTATTTAAATGGAGGACAAAATTAGGACCAAGAAAATGCCCGGTTGCAGTCAAATTCCACTTTAAGAAGCAGAAGGAAGGGTTTCAGGACGAATAAAATCATTGACCCCTAGCAAGGTAACTTAGTAGGACTGACAATTGTGGAATTAATGTTCAAAATGATAAATCTGAATAACTTTATCAAGTGAATCTCGATGCTTTTATTCAAGATGCTTTTATCcatgttatttatattttatacatattatgCCAAGTAAATTTTCGCACTTAAAATAATCCAAGACCACGTTTACACAGCTACTAAAACCTAGTCTATTAAAGTCAAATTGGTGTCTCATCATATATGCTGGAAAATTGTGTATTGAACTCATCTCAAATGATACTATGTATTCCACCTTCTCAGTCAAGCATTGCTTGAGTGCAAGGGAGGGCATGCATGAACGGCTTAAACACATTGGAAAAAGTGACACTTCACCCCATGGTTAGGTAGCAAGtgttttgaagaaaaaagaaacagaCTTCCCTTCCCTCATAGTCATTACACGGATCTATTTGTGAATATAACTAGGAAGTGGGCTTAAAAACTTAGACCCTGTTCAAGCAAGCTCATTAAGAGTTCTAGAAACCAAGTAATCTGAACCTATTTGAGAATATAACTTGAAGCATGCTTAATAACTTAGCATCCAAAGAGAGATGTATTTATTGCCTCCATCATAAGGAATTAGCAACCATTCTTTCAGGGCTTACTATATTTAATTTAGCTGGTCGAATATTGATTTTGAGCCATTGCCCTAAATTATCCCAAACAGGGAACATTTCAGTTAGCATATCACTTACATGGTCACATACTCTCATTATCTTAATTTGTAGTAAAGGTACAAGTTAAACTATCCCATTATCTTTTCAAAGATCTACAAGGTTCACCATTGTACTACTTCTCTGTACAAGAGATTATGTTTCATCTGACCTTATGCGTGTTTCAAACTTGGTCAGATCTAAGATGCTAACCAATATACATTCCTTGCTGATCCATTATGGTCATGTTTAATATAGTTATACCTCAGACATAATTTATCTCCAGCATACTCTGCATTTTTCAGTCAAATCTAAATATCGGGCTTGAATGTTACTTTGGCACATTATGCTCACAACTTTTTCCCATCCATGTTCACACCTAGTGCTGGCATGTAGTCAATAATTttcatacaaattgataaaacacatttttttaaCAGCAATACCTATCTTACTCCTAGAGCACTATTTTAGTAGAAGCAAGATATCTAATATTATAgatgaaaatttaaagagatcAATTAAATACTCTACCTGAACTAGCCTGAGCTAATTGGTATGTAGTGTTTGATTAACTTTTCCTGAATATATAATATCTCCCCGACATGATTTTAGATTCACTCAGATAACAGAAACACTTGAAAACTAATAATTTGTCAAAGGTAATGCCAAAAAagttaatcaaatggaaaatACAGCTTAGTTAACGGTTTAGCATCTAATGGATAGCAGAGGAAAGTAAATACTTACTGCACAGCCTCATCATTCTTAAGTTTAGGTGACTTGTACACTTTCACAGGAAGTGATTCCACAACTTCGTTAGGTGCAGGAACAGAACCAATTGGAGACACGGACGGTCGCGAAGATAAAACCATAGACTGCTGGTGAATTTCATCCAGGACCTAGTTCAAACATGTAAAATGTTACTCCAAGAGAAAGGACAATCACCCAGAGAAggaaataataacaacaaataaAAATCACCTCAAATAAAGCCTCAGCTAACATAACGATTCTGGATACACTAGACCTAGCACCAGTGGTGTCATCATTTGAACTAGAATCTCGATTATTTACACGACATGTGCATCGACCACTTCTATGTTGGCCAGATAAAATGCAGGATCTTTCATGCCCTGAAAAGTTCTCAAAACGGCTTCCTAGCCGTTGAAGAGCTCGAACCTGGAGCAACTCATAGGTCAGTAACTAAACAGACAATAACCTGCATTCGCTCAGATGGATAACTTTCAAAGAACCTATAGCAGAAAGTAATACATGCAGGCCAAACCTAAAGAAGAAGCAGGCATAAATATAGAAATAAAGCATTAGAACAGTCCTAAACCTAAATATTTGTTCTGATTCTAATTGTTAATGAAAAAAGTAGAGTTACTATCAACGTTGTTCAGTAACCACCagtcattaaattaaattaataagcgTGGAGAATAAGGCGATGGGTGCAACAAGATTATAAACCTGAGATCGTATTCTTCTCCGCCTTTCAAGGAAATTGGATCTATGGTGAAGCAAATCATGATACCGGGCTTCTCTGGATCGAGAAGTTTCAATTTCATCGTGGGAAATAACGGAGGAATCATGAGTGGAAGCAGTGGTGGATGGAGAGGTAGCTAATTGCTGCTGAGTAATTTGTATGTCCTGCTGCAAAGGGCAGAATGTGGGAGCTCTACCAAGAACACGATCACGAAGCCTTCCAACACTTAAGGCTCTGCTAAAACGAGCGTTGCTTTCGAGAGTCTCTCCACTTCCATCTGAATCATTGAAGATAATCGGAGAACAAGAATTGCGGGGAGGTTGTTGAGGTTCAAGTGTCTCAGAATCGTCATCAGGGTTCAACATCTCCGCGGAGGACCGCATACTATTAGCTCTGCTGAACCGGAAGCTCAAATTACCAGGAAGGAAGCTAATGCCGGAGAGGCAGCGAGAAGGAGAGCGACGAGCAGCTGTCACAGCTGCACCAGAGGTGCTACCACCGGAAGATATGCATGGGGTTGGCAATGGCAATTGCATTTCATCATTAGATGCCGCTTCGCCTTCAACCTTTCTGTTACTTTCTCTTTTCACCAGATCCGATTCCGACGCAGGTTGTTTCCGGTGATCAAAGTGGGGTTTAGGAGAAGCAGATCTAGATAACGCTCCCAGACAAGAGGACCGGAAAACTCTATTCTTACCCTTGGATCTTCCCCTCCGCCAACCGCTGTTAGACGAGGAAGCAGCAGGTGCAGTGTCTCTTCCGCCTACTCCTACTCTACAACAACCCTTGCTCCCACCAGATCCCATCTGAGTGGTTTCACTTAAGTTTCACCCTGAACCCaacaagaaaaaaagggaaaaccaGCGCCGATGACGTAATTGGCATTTGGAAGTTGTGCTTGGAAGGCACTCCAACCTTATTATTTAGGGGGCGGAGTGATTAAAAGTGATGTATTACTAACTCATGTCTTCAGATCTCAACGATGGTTACGTCTTGAAAACAGTGTTTCTTTGAGGTGAAAATGCCTTTTTTGATTAATGCCGCCTCCTCTGCCTCTTCTTGGGGCTTATTTTCGTTTttattccctttttctttttattattaattttaaatcccATCTCTGCTCTGCTTTGCACAGGCGCATGTGGATTGCGGATCCACAAGCAACAGCCTCAGACCACGGATGACTTTAGTGTACCAACAATACAACTGCTCCACACCAGGTCCGGTTCACTTACTCTTTCTAGGACCAATACTGGTGAAATTCCAATCATTaccatattaaaaatataaaacggGCCCAATCCATCCAATATTGAATTAATTGGGCCTAAACAGACCCAATAAGTTGATATAAACAGTAGACACATTTGGAATCCATATGTAAGTTACCGGTGATACTATCAAGTATATGATTCTTTTATggatattattaattaattaagcttaatAATGATATACAAAAGCAGTGTTGAAAATCAAACTTCCATCatcttgtttatttttttttattatcaaggaGACACTCCTATACTACTACATGCCTCTTTCCCAATACACCAAACTCGACGGCTCCTACTTGTACTTGGTGTTGCATTTATACTTGCATCACTGTACAACTCCACGTCCGTATCGGATTCGCAGTACTTCCCCTCTACTTTGTTCATAACATCACTGAGTGAGTGAGAGTGCCTTGGATTTCCCACATTTATTCCAGGAAAGCACCATGTTGCCACCCCTGAATTTGGGTTACACAAACTATCTTCTTGTAGAATTTCTCCCATCCTGCACATTATGCTGAAAGCCAAGTTCTTTAGGACTCGTGAATATGCTTCCAGAATGGAATGTCCAACATCCTGTGCACCAATTCAAAGTGTAATTCATCGCCATTATTAATATACTACAATATAATATTGATTCAATAGTGAAAGATACAATGCAGAATAAAATAAGCTTCACTTTAAACACCAACTACTTACCTTGCCATATTGAATTTTTGAAGCATCAAGAAATGTTTGAGGAAGGTTTGGGTATGCACTCTTTATCTGACGTAAAAGTGCTTCAGCACGGTCCACTAGGAGCTCCATCTTATCCATTTCAGATATAGGATTAATAAAAGACCATGATTTTCGCACTGGCGATTTACCACTAGCTTGTTCTGTAAGTCTCCCTTTCCATGCAAATACAGCAGCTTCCAACCTATTAATGACCTCGAGAGCATTGTTTTCAGACTTTAAATTTAGCGAAATGAACATTTCATCAACCGAGCTGGACTCCAGAGTCAAAACCTTGTACAGGTCGTCACCAAGGCTTGCCTTCCCAGACTGTAAACATAAGGAAAGAGATTGAGTTGCCATAAATGCAATACAAACATCTTGTAAAACTTTAACCCGGAATTTACTCTCATCATTCAAATTTATCAGATACTATAAGATTTTAAAGTAGATTAACGTCAGCTGGTTCCAACTAAAATATCCAGATTCCATTTCTATATTTCCTTTTTAAACATGTAGAGTAACATTTTAGTACTAAAATACATATCATCATAAAAACTATTAAAGGGTCCAATATTTAAAGTCCAATGCCCTGGAGGCAGTGAGCTTGCTCACCTTGGGAAGAGCATCCCTAATAATGGATGGAAGAGGTATTTCAAGCAAAACATTTTCATTAATCGATGCTGCAGCCTTGAATACTTGATATACCACCTTGCCTTTACATTGCAACTTCTGCCTTTCGGTATCTGAGAGCCCAGTTTTTGGTACTTGTGGCAATGGAAGCCACCACCTCTTGCTCTCCCTAGCACTCTTGTTTCTTCCTTCTGCCCGGCTTCCAACTTCTGCATAATAAAACTGAGCATTCACCATTGACTCCAGAGTTTCCtgacaattttacaaaatttaatatGGTAAATGTGGGCGATGTGTTCATTAGAGTATACAAGTTATTAGGAAGAGTAAAGAGATTGCCTACAATAAGCATAGAGTCCAACTTCTGAAGTGCTGGGAGATTCATGTGAATGTCCGCACGGGCTTTTGGTGTCATTATCTGCCCAAAATAGAATTGACATAAATCTCATGACATTGCAAAATGGTCATTGTTAATTTAATAGGGACCCAACAACGCAAGAGTACCTCCATAGTCCTGCCATTTGCACCATTTTGCTTAGCAGGCACTAACTCCACCATATAGTTGGTAGGAGAGAGTAACCAGTCCATTTCTCTTCGccatttatttttcctttcttcaGCTAGTGGCTCCAATTTCCACAACTCCCCAAAAATTGATGCTGCACAttcaaatttgcataaattataaGTTGAAGACTAATGAAAGAAGACAATCCTATGATATCATGAGAACACAATGAACTTCGTGAAATGTACATGCTTTTTTTGTGCTTTGCAAGTTGTGGCTCTTCCTCATCATGCATGCTTCCCATTGATGGAAGACAGAATGAATAAAGTACAACATGAAATGCTATGATTTTCTTATTTAAACATGTTTTACCAAGTTCTAATCCAGAATAAAAGTTTCTGATTATACATGTTTATCTTGCAAACCATTTTAACAGTAGAATGTTGTGCAACAGTTGCGACAGGAGAATCCCGAATAAACAAGCCATACACACACATAAGGATCTTGAAACAAACTCACCTGCAAGATTTGTGATGGCATTTGACAAAGCTAAAGCTGTGGAGACACCCTTCCGTCCACCGGTAATATCTTCCCCCAGTAGAAGCTTAGCAAAATTTTCTTTCATTGTCTCAACGTCTGAAGATTGAAAGGAATAAGCAGGCTTCTCTTTGACATAAAAATGCTTGGGGCTTTCAGAGAGCTCCCATTCATCTGAACCCTGTTCATCTCTCTTCATCCACTTGGAAGAAAATGATCCAAAAGCATCTTTGCTAGAAGAACAGCTGGAGAAATCATCATCCAAGGAATCAGATGCACATCCATCTCCTCTGCTTGTTCTGCTTTCATTCTCATAAGACTGATTGTTGATAATGCAGGTCTCAagaccattatatgtcattataccagaaaattctgaaaattaaataTCCAATTAATGGAATCAGGAGGGAACATATGACAACAAATAGAAGCATAATCAGCTTGACACCTTAGCCAAATGGTTTACATTTGGTCATCAGCTTTTGGCAGGTACAAAGCAAACTAAAAGAAGCTCAAGCTTCTGGCATAAACATTAACTGCAGAAATATAAGCCTCGTCATGAAGTATTATTTGACATTCGAGTTGTAATTAAATGTAATCATTTTATGGC contains:
- the LOC107930096 gene encoding rop guanine nucleotide exchange factor 14 isoform X1; the protein is MMTMKKRLACCTRDREISLDFDEQDNKFSGIMTYNGLETCIINNQSYENESRTSRGDGCASDSLDDDFSSCSSSKDAFGSFSSKWMKRDEQGSDEWELSESPKHFYVKEKPAYSFQSSDVETMKENFAKLLLGEDITGGRKGVSTALALSNAITNLAASIFGELWKLEPLAEERKNKWRREMDWLLSPTNYMVELVPAKQNGANGRTMEIMTPKARADIHMNLPALQKLDSMLIETLESMVNAQFYYAEVGSRAEGRNKSARESKRWWLPLPQVPKTGLSDTERQKLQCKGKVVYQVFKAAASINENVLLEIPLPSIIRDALPKSGKASLGDDLYKVLTLESSSVDEMFISLNLKSENNALEVINRLEAAVFAWKGRLTEQASGKSPVRKSWSFINPISEMDKMELLVDRAEALLRQIKSAYPNLPQTFLDASKIQYGKDVGHSILEAYSRVLKNLAFSIMCRMGEILQEDSLCNPNSGVATWCFPGINVGNPRHSHSLSDVMNKVEGKYCESDTDVELYSDASINATPSTSRSRRVWCIGKEACSSIGVSP
- the LOC107930096 gene encoding rop guanine nucleotide exchange factor 14 isoform X2, which translates into the protein MTYNGLETCIINNQSYENESRTSRGDGCASDSLDDDFSSCSSSKDAFGSFSSKWMKRDEQGSDEWELSESPKHFYVKEKPAYSFQSSDVETMKENFAKLLLGEDITGGRKGVSTALALSNAITNLAASIFGELWKLEPLAEERKNKWRREMDWLLSPTNYMVELVPAKQNGANGRTMEIMTPKARADIHMNLPALQKLDSMLIETLESMVNAQFYYAEVGSRAEGRNKSARESKRWWLPLPQVPKTGLSDTERQKLQCKGKVVYQVFKAAASINENVLLEIPLPSIIRDALPKSGKASLGDDLYKVLTLESSSVDEMFISLNLKSENNALEVINRLEAAVFAWKGRLTEQASGKSPVRKSWSFINPISEMDKMELLVDRAEALLRQIKSAYPNLPQTFLDASKIQYGKDVGHSILEAYSRVLKNLAFSIMCRMGEILQEDSLCNPNSGVATWCFPGINVGNPRHSHSLSDVMNKVEGKYCESDTDVELYSDASINATPSTSRSRRVWCIGKEACSSIGVSP
- the LOC107930097 gene encoding uncharacterized protein; this translates as MGSGGSKGCCRVGVGGRDTAPAASSSNSGWRRGRSKGKNRVFRSSCLGALSRSASPKPHFDHRKQPASESDLVKRESNRKVEGEAASNDEMQLPLPTPCISSGGSTSGAAVTAARRSPSRCLSGISFLPGNLSFRFSRANSMRSSAEMLNPDDDSETLEPQQPPRNSCSPIIFNDSDGSGETLESNARFSRALSVGRLRDRVLGRAPTFCPLQQDIQITQQQLATSPSTTASTHDSSVISHDEIETSRSREARYHDLLHHRSNFLERRRRIRSQVRALQRLGSRFENFSGHERSCILSGQHRSGRCTCRVNNRDSSSNDDTTGARSSVSRIVMLAEALFEVLDEIHQQSMVLSSRPSVSPIGSVPAPNEVVESLPVKVYKSPKLKNDEAVQCYICLVEYEEGDSIRRLPCNHEFHRTCIDKWLKEIHRVCPLCRGDICEPDLMPGEK